The following are encoded in a window of Rosa chinensis cultivar Old Blush chromosome 4, RchiOBHm-V2, whole genome shotgun sequence genomic DNA:
- the LOC112197898 gene encoding protein PHYLLO, chloroplastic isoform X1, translating into MLLLTNSLSFLHSNTRSLPHTKPSAPPPFPFLHPNSRHLRLPPNSKVVRGVRFDGPAIDISQVTHTDDGDLIIETCLTRNLTPALSIEQGLESIKEAVEELKLHPPSTCSGILRFQVAVPPSAKALNWFCCQPESSAVYPLFFVSKETENPSYKSLYVNETRGVFGIGAAIYFTPSSNSSSSIKRILSNESAFVIAYGFMDINYDQESSYMKHEPGSYYFFIPQIELHEHEGASVLAATIGWSESSLCTFEEAVLSYELCFNQVTCQVCSTTKKSHTTNIRSTLRKLNLLEDGMVSMVHMNMLLAGGKNILSDIMALVSPLPFLLLQKEAPSSSQFCVRLSPTMAVANKMLDHASKMCFSVQDCGNINTVWASLIVEECSRLGLTYFCVAPGSRSSPLAVAASTHPLITCIVCYDERSLAFHAVGYARGSGKPAVIITSSGTAVSNLLPAVVEASQDFVPLILLTADRPAELQDAGANQAINQVNHFGSFARFFFSLPAPTDHISARMVLTTLDNAVHWATSSPCGPVHINCPFREPLEDSPRKWMLSCLNGLNHWMSNSEPFTKYIQVQHAHTSNDGCGGMSEILNVIKGTNKGLLLIGAIHSEDEMWAVLLLAKHLHWPVIADILSGLRLRKLLTSFPEVDNDLLFVDHLDHALLSDSVSKWINIDVIIQIGSRITSKRIAKMLEESFPCSYIMVDKHPFRHDPSHIVTHRVHSNIFEFADYILKAEFPHLSKEWSTYLQMINAMVERELSFQISARHSLTEPQVAYLISEALSAESALFIGNSMAIRDADMYGRGWSEYTRSIVAMNYKLPCQMIRVAGNRGASGIDGLLSTAVGFAVGCNKRVLCVIGDVSFLHDTNGLAIVNQRTFRKPMTIVVINNHGGAIFSLLPLADRVRPRILNQYFYTSHNISIRELCVAHGVMHLHATTKLDFEEALFTSQHGGMDCVIEVESCIDTNASFHSTLKTFACQAADQVIKPSSQDSILDGTLLCRVHRMEYSLFRMPLCAPHTMVSVDGGTTSFHREGFILTLYFEDGSFGLGEVSPLDIYKENLLDVEEQLRFLIHMMKGSHISCFLPLLKGSFSSWIWSNLGILPCTLFPSVRCGLEMAILNAIANRKGSNLLGILHPQIVGDIFKSSSTVQICALVDSSGTPTQVADAIATLVEEGFTAVKIKVARCGSPLQDAAVIQEVRKKVGYHIKIRADANRNWTYDEAIQFGSLVKDCDLQYIEEPVQIEEDIIKFCKESGLPVALDETIDNIGEHPLIKLSKYAHPGIVAVVIKPSVVGGFENAAIIAQWAQQHQKMAVVSAAFESSLGLSAYIQFSCYLNQMNSEICTMMNYPLASSIAHGLGTYRWLKEDLTTTPLKINRNPRSGFVEASVADSDRVLQQFQINGNIIHRRVTGEQVCIYQLPLDSKGLSCSIKIQEIGQGYDDNVFVFLHGFLGTGEDWIAIMKALSGCGRCVSIDLPGHGGTKIQSHGDKDAVQASGLCVEVVADLLCKVIEHITPGKVTLVGYSMGARIALCMALKLTKKVKGAIIISGSPGLNDGMARKIRRAEDDSRARFLVAYGLKHFLDTWYAGELWNSSLREHPHFHQIAANRLHHGDVQSLAKVLSALSVGRQLPLWEDLKHCKTPLLLIVGEKDKKFKTIAQDMFLAIGSGNGKLTGDDGAPNDLCEIVEIPDCGHAAHLENPLPVIRALRQFVTKLN; encoded by the exons ATGCTACTACTcacaaactctctctctttcctacACTCCAACACAAGGTCTCTCCCTCACACCAAACCCTCGGCGCCGCCGCCTTTCCCGTTCCTTCACCCAAACTCCCGCCATCTCCGCCTCCCTCCTAACTCCAAG GTCGTTCGAGGCGTTAGATTCGACGGCCCGGCCATCGATATCAGCCAAGTGACGCACACCGACGACGGCGATTTGATAATCGAGACTTGCCTCACGCGGAACTTGACTCCGGCGTTGTCTATTGAGCAAGGGCTTGAGAGTATCAAGGAGGCGGTTGAGGAGTTGAAGCTCCATCCTCCTTCAACTTGTAGTGGAATTCTCAGGTTTCAG GTAGCTGTGCCGCCGAGTGCGAAAGCCTTGAACTGGTTTTGCTGCCAACCGGAGTCGTCTGCGGTCTATCCACTGTTTTTTGTTTCCAAGGAAACTGAAAATCCGAGCTATAAATCATTGTATGTGAATGAAACTCGAGGAGTTTTCGGAATCGGTGCTGCAATTTACTTCACACcttcttctaattcttcttcttcgatcaAAAG AATTCTATCAAATGAATCAGCTTTTGTAATAGCTTATGGTTTTATGGATATTAATTACGACCAAGAGTCGTCTTATATGAAGCATGAGCCAGGTTCATATTACTTTTTTATTCCTCAG ATTGAGTTACATGAGCATGAGGGCGCTTCTGTATTAGCAGCAACTATTGGTTGGAGTGAGTCTTCCCTTTGTACATTTGAGGAAGCTGTTCTTTCTTATGAGTTATGTTTCAACCAG GTTACCTGTCAAGTTTGTTCCACAACAAAGAAATCCCACACCACAAATATAAGATCTACTCTTAGGAAGCTCAATCTTCTGGAGGATGGAATGGTTTCTATG GTACACATGAACATGCTGTTAGCAGGTGGAAAAAACATTTTGTCTGACATCATGGCACTGGTATCCCCCCTTCCTTTCCTG CTTTTGCAGAAAGAGGCTCCGTCTTCCTCCCAGTTTTGTGTGAGGCTATCACCTACCATGGCTGTTGCTAATAAAATG TTGGATCATGCCAGTAAAATGTGCTTCTCAGTGCAAGATTGTGGCAACATCAACACTGTTTGGGCATCACTTATAGTTGAAGAATGTTCTCGACTTGGTTTGACG TATTTTTGTGTAGCTCCAGGATCAAGATCATCCCCCCTTGCTGTTGCTGCATCCACTCATCCACTTATTACATGTATTGTATGTTATGATGAACGCTCACTTGCATTTCATGCTGTTGGGTATGCAAGAGGATCTGGCAAACCAGCAGTAATCATAACATCATCTGGCACTGCAGTTTCAAATCTTCTTCCTGCT GTGGTCGAGGCTAGTCAAGATTTTGTACCACTTATATTGCTCACAGCTGATCGTCCTGCAGAACTTCAGGATGCTGGAGCAAACCAAGCAATCAATCAG GTAAACCATTTTGGCTCTTTTGCACGGTTTTTCTTTAGCCTTCCTGCACCCACAGATCATATTTCAGCTCGCATGGTGCTTACAACACTCGACAATGCTGTACATTGGGCAACCTCTTCACCATGTGGGCCTGTTCATATTAACTGTCCTTTCAGGGAGCCACTAGAAGATAGCCCTAGAAAATGGATGTTGAGTTGTTTAAATGGATTAAACCATTGGATGTCTAATTCTGAACCATTTACCAAGTATATTCAAGTACAACATGCTCATACAAGCAATGATGGTTGTGGCGGAATGTCAGAAATTCTAAATGTAATTAAGGGAACTAACAAGGGTCTTCTACTTATCGGTGCAATCCATTCAGAAGATGAGATGTGGGCAGTTCTTCTCTTGGCTAAACACCTTCACTGGCCTGTTATAGCTGACATCTTGTCAGGATTACGATTGAGAAAGCTTTTGACTAGTTTCCCTGAAGTTGACAATGATTTATTGTTTGTTGATCATCTTGACCATGCCCTACTGTCAGATTCTGTCAGTAAATGGATTAACATTGATGTGATTATTCAG ATTGGGAGCAGGATTACAAGCAAGCGTATTGCTAAGATGCTAGAGGAATCCTTTCCCTGCTCATATATCATGGTTGACAAGCATCCATTTCGTCACGATCCTTCTCATATTGTAACTCATAGAGTCCACAGTAACATTTTTGAATTTGCTGATTATATCCTTAAAGCTGAATTTCCCCATCTCAGCAAGGAATGGAGCACTTATCTTCAAATGATAAATGCAATG GTTGAAAGGGAGTTGTCATTTCAAATTTCTGCTAGACACTCCTTGACAGAACCTCAAGTCGCATACCTAATTTCAGAAGCACTTTCAGCTGAATCTGCTCTTTTCATTGGGAACAGTATGGCAATACGTGATGCAGATATGTATGGGCGTGGTTGGTCAGAGTATACACGTAGTATTGTTGCCATGAATTATAAACTACCCTGTCAAATGATTCGGGTGGCTGGGAATAGAGGTGCAAGTGGTATTGATGGGTTACTCAGTACAGCTGTTGGCTTTGCTGTAGGATGCAATAAACGA GTACTTTGCGTGATTGGGGATGTTTCCTTCCTCCATGATACAAATGGCTTAGCAATTGTGAACCAGAG GACGTTCCGGAAACCAATGACAATAGTTGTGATTAACAATCATGGTGGTGCAATATTCAGTCTCCTTCCTCTTGCAGATAGAGTCAGACCAAGAATACTAAACCAATATTTCTACACTTCTCACAACATATCAATCCGTGAGCTTTGTGTAGCACATGG TGTGATGCATCTACATGCGACGACAAAGTTGGATTTTGAAGAAGCGTTATTCACATCTCAACATGGAGGGATGGATTGTGTCATTGAAGTTGAGAGCTGCATAGATACCAATGCCAGCTTTCACAG TACTTTAAAAACATTTGCATGCCAAGCAGCAGATCAAGTCATAAAGCCTTCTAGTCAAGACTCGATATTAGATGGCACTTTACTCTGCAGAGTCCATAGAATGGAGTACTCACTGTTTAG AATGCCACTGTGTGCTCCTCATACTATGGTTTCTGTTGATGGCGGTACCACCAGCTTCCACAGGGAAGGGTTTATTTTAACTTTGTATTTTGAAGATGGAAGCTTTGGGCTTGGCGAG GTTTCACCCCTAGACATCTACAAAGAAAACCTTCTAGATGTAGAAGAGCAACTGAGGTTTCTCATCCATATGATGAAAGGATCTCATATCAGTTGCTTCCTTCCTCTGCTAAAGGGCTCGTTTTCATCTTGGATATGGTCCAACCTTGGAATCCTG CCATGTACGCTCTTTCCTAGTGTGAGATGTGGTTTGGAAATGGCAATTCTCAATGCCATAGCAAATAGAAAAGGTTCCAATTTATTAGGAATACTCCATCCCCAGATAGTTGGAGATATATTTAAATCGTCGTCAACAGTTCAGATTTGTGCCCTTGTTGATTCCAGTGGGACACCCACACAAGTAGCTGATGCTATTGCTACACTTGTTGAAGAAGGATTTACTGCAGTAAAGATTAAG GTAGCTCGTTGTGGGAGTCCCTTACAGGATGCTGCAGTTATACAAGAAGTAAGAAAAAAAGTTGGATACCATATTAAAATTCGTGCAGATGCCAATCGGAACTGGACCTATGATGAAGCTATCCAGTTTGGTTCCTTGGTAAAGGATTGTGATCTGCAGTATATTGAG GAACCTGTTCAAATTGAAGAAGATATTATCAAGTTTTGCAAAGAAAGTGGGTTGCCTGTGGCACTGGATGAAACTATTGACAATATTGGAGAACATCCACTTATAAAGCTCTCAAAGTATGCCCATCCAGGAATAGTAGCTGTT GTCATCAAGCCAAGTGTTGTTGGTGGCTTTGAAAATGCAGCAATAATTGCCCAATGGGCCCAGCAGCACCAGAAAATGGCTGTTGTTAGTGCTGCATTTGAAAGCAGCCTAGGTTTGTCAGCATATATTCAGTTTTCCTGTTATCTCAACCAGATGAATTCAGAGATTTGTACAATGATGAACTATCCATTAGCCTCATCCATAGCCCATGGGTTAGGAACTTACCGCTGGCTAAAAGAAGATTTGACGACTACTCCTCTCAAGATAAATCGTAATCCACGTAGTGGGTTCGTAGAAGCATCTGTTGCTGATTCTGATCGAGTTCTGCAGCAATTTCAAATCAATGGAAACATAATTCATAGAAGGGTTACTGGAGAGCAAGTTTGTATATACCAGTTGCCTTTAGATTCAAAGGGTTTATCTTGCTCCATCAAAATTCAGGAGATTGGACAAGGATATGAT GATAATGTATTTGTATTTCTTCATGGGTTTCTTGGAACTGGTGAAGATTGGATTGCTATCATGAAGGCCTTATCAGGATGTGGAAGATGCGTTTCTATTGACCTTCCTGGTCATGGTGGAACCAAGATACAAAGTCATGGTGATAAGGATGCTGTACAGGCTTCAGGTTTGTGTGTTGAGGTAGTTGCCGATCTTTTATGTAAAGTGATTGAGCATATTACTCCTGGGAAGGTTACCCTTGTCGGATATTCTATGGGAGCCAGGATCGCCCTTTGCATGGCTCTGAAGCTTACTAAAAAA GTTAAGGGAGCTATTATCATATCTGGCAGCCCTGGATTAAACGATGGAATGGCAAGAAAAATTCGTAGAGCTGAAGATGACTCTAGAGCACGCTTCCTTGTTGCATATGGCTTAAAGCACTTTCTAGACACCTGGTATGCTGGAGAGCTTTGGAACAG CAGCTTAAGGGAACACCCTCACTTTCATCAGATAGCCGCCAACCGCCTGCATCATGGAGATGTGCAGAGTCTTGCTAAAGTTCTGTCTGCTTTAAGTGTTGGGAGGCAGCT GCCATTGTGGGAAGACTTGAAGCACTGCAAAACGCCTCTTTTGCTCATTGTTGGAGAgaaagataaaaaattcaagacAATAGCTCAGGATATGTTCCTTGCGATTGGTAGTGGCAATGGCAAATTGACTGGAGATGATGGCGCACCCAACGACCTTTGTGAGATTGTTGAGATCCCAGATTGTGGACATGCTGCTCATCTGGAAAACCCTCTCCCTGTAATCAGGGCATTAAGGCAATTTGTGACGAAACTGAACTGA
- the LOC112197898 gene encoding protein PHYLLO, chloroplastic isoform X9 produces MLLLTNSLSFLHSNTRSLPHTKPSAPPPFPFLHPNSRHLRLPPNSKVVRGVRFDGPAIDISQVTHTDDGDLIIETCLTRNLTPALSIEQGLESIKEAVEELKLHPPSTCSGILRFQVAVPPSAKALNWFCCQPESSAVYPLFFVSKETENPSYKSLYVNETRGVFGIGAAIYFTPSSNSSSSIKRILSNESAFVIAYGFMDINYDQESSYMKHEPGSYYFFIPQIELHEHEGASVLAATIGWSESSLCTFEEAVLSYELCFNQVTCQVCSTTKKSHTTNIRSTLRKLNLLEDGMVSMVHMNMLLAGGKNILSDIMALVSPLPFLLLQKEAPSSSQFCVRLSPTMAVANKMLDHASKMCFSVQDCGNINTVWASLIVEECSRLGLTYFCVAPGSRSSPLAVAASTHPLITCIVCYDERSLAFHAVGYARGSGKPAVIITSSGTAVSNLLPAVVEASQDFVPLILLTADRPAELQDAGANQAINQVNHFGSFARFFFSLPAPTDHISARMVLTTLDNAVHWATSSPCGPVHINCPFREPLEDSPRKWMLSCLNGLNHWMSNSEPFTKYIQVQHAHTSNDGCGGMSEILNVIKGTNKGLLLIGAIHSEDEMWAVLLLAKHLHWPVIADILSGLRLRKLLTSFPEVDNDLLFVDHLDHALLSDSVSKWINIDVIIQIGSRITSKRIAKMLEESFPCSYIMVDKHPFRHDPSHIVTHRVHSNIFEFADYILKAEFPHLSKEWSTYLQMINAMVERELSFQISARHSLTEPQVAYLISEALSAESALFIGNSMAIRDADMYGRGWSEYTRSIVAMNYKLPCQMIRVAGNRGASGIDGLLSTAVGFAVGCNKRVLCVIGDVSFLHDTNGLAIVNQRTFRKPMTIVVINNHGGAIFSLLPLADRVRPRILNQYFYTSHNISIRELCVAHGVMHLHATTKLDFEEALFTSQHGGMDCVIEVESCIDTNASFHSTLKTFACQAADQVIKPSSQDSILDGTLLCRVHRMEYSLFRMPLCAPHTMVSVDGGTTSFHREGFILTLYFEDGSFGLGEVSPLDIYKENLLDVEEQLRFLIHMMKGSHISCFLPLLKGSFSSWIWSNLGILPCTLFPSVRCGLEMAILNAIANRKGSNLLGILHPQIVGDIFKSSSTVQICALVDSSGTPTQVADAIATLVEEGFTAVKIKVARCGSPLQDAAVIQEVRKKVGYHIKIRADANRNWTYDEAIQFGSLVKDCDLQYIEEPVQIEEDIIKFCKESGLPVALDETIDNIGEHPLIKLSKYAHPGIVAVVIKPSVVGGFENAAIIAQWAQQHQKMAVVSAAFESSLGLSAYIQFSCYLNQMNSEICTMMNYPLASSIAHGLGTYRWLKEDLTTTPLKINRNPRSGFVEASVADSDRVLQQFQINGNIIHRRVTGEQV; encoded by the exons ATGCTACTACTcacaaactctctctctttcctacACTCCAACACAAGGTCTCTCCCTCACACCAAACCCTCGGCGCCGCCGCCTTTCCCGTTCCTTCACCCAAACTCCCGCCATCTCCGCCTCCCTCCTAACTCCAAG GTCGTTCGAGGCGTTAGATTCGACGGCCCGGCCATCGATATCAGCCAAGTGACGCACACCGACGACGGCGATTTGATAATCGAGACTTGCCTCACGCGGAACTTGACTCCGGCGTTGTCTATTGAGCAAGGGCTTGAGAGTATCAAGGAGGCGGTTGAGGAGTTGAAGCTCCATCCTCCTTCAACTTGTAGTGGAATTCTCAGGTTTCAG GTAGCTGTGCCGCCGAGTGCGAAAGCCTTGAACTGGTTTTGCTGCCAACCGGAGTCGTCTGCGGTCTATCCACTGTTTTTTGTTTCCAAGGAAACTGAAAATCCGAGCTATAAATCATTGTATGTGAATGAAACTCGAGGAGTTTTCGGAATCGGTGCTGCAATTTACTTCACACcttcttctaattcttcttcttcgatcaAAAG AATTCTATCAAATGAATCAGCTTTTGTAATAGCTTATGGTTTTATGGATATTAATTACGACCAAGAGTCGTCTTATATGAAGCATGAGCCAGGTTCATATTACTTTTTTATTCCTCAG ATTGAGTTACATGAGCATGAGGGCGCTTCTGTATTAGCAGCAACTATTGGTTGGAGTGAGTCTTCCCTTTGTACATTTGAGGAAGCTGTTCTTTCTTATGAGTTATGTTTCAACCAG GTTACCTGTCAAGTTTGTTCCACAACAAAGAAATCCCACACCACAAATATAAGATCTACTCTTAGGAAGCTCAATCTTCTGGAGGATGGAATGGTTTCTATG GTACACATGAACATGCTGTTAGCAGGTGGAAAAAACATTTTGTCTGACATCATGGCACTGGTATCCCCCCTTCCTTTCCTG CTTTTGCAGAAAGAGGCTCCGTCTTCCTCCCAGTTTTGTGTGAGGCTATCACCTACCATGGCTGTTGCTAATAAAATG TTGGATCATGCCAGTAAAATGTGCTTCTCAGTGCAAGATTGTGGCAACATCAACACTGTTTGGGCATCACTTATAGTTGAAGAATGTTCTCGACTTGGTTTGACG TATTTTTGTGTAGCTCCAGGATCAAGATCATCCCCCCTTGCTGTTGCTGCATCCACTCATCCACTTATTACATGTATTGTATGTTATGATGAACGCTCACTTGCATTTCATGCTGTTGGGTATGCAAGAGGATCTGGCAAACCAGCAGTAATCATAACATCATCTGGCACTGCAGTTTCAAATCTTCTTCCTGCT GTGGTCGAGGCTAGTCAAGATTTTGTACCACTTATATTGCTCACAGCTGATCGTCCTGCAGAACTTCAGGATGCTGGAGCAAACCAAGCAATCAATCAG GTAAACCATTTTGGCTCTTTTGCACGGTTTTTCTTTAGCCTTCCTGCACCCACAGATCATATTTCAGCTCGCATGGTGCTTACAACACTCGACAATGCTGTACATTGGGCAACCTCTTCACCATGTGGGCCTGTTCATATTAACTGTCCTTTCAGGGAGCCACTAGAAGATAGCCCTAGAAAATGGATGTTGAGTTGTTTAAATGGATTAAACCATTGGATGTCTAATTCTGAACCATTTACCAAGTATATTCAAGTACAACATGCTCATACAAGCAATGATGGTTGTGGCGGAATGTCAGAAATTCTAAATGTAATTAAGGGAACTAACAAGGGTCTTCTACTTATCGGTGCAATCCATTCAGAAGATGAGATGTGGGCAGTTCTTCTCTTGGCTAAACACCTTCACTGGCCTGTTATAGCTGACATCTTGTCAGGATTACGATTGAGAAAGCTTTTGACTAGTTTCCCTGAAGTTGACAATGATTTATTGTTTGTTGATCATCTTGACCATGCCCTACTGTCAGATTCTGTCAGTAAATGGATTAACATTGATGTGATTATTCAG ATTGGGAGCAGGATTACAAGCAAGCGTATTGCTAAGATGCTAGAGGAATCCTTTCCCTGCTCATATATCATGGTTGACAAGCATCCATTTCGTCACGATCCTTCTCATATTGTAACTCATAGAGTCCACAGTAACATTTTTGAATTTGCTGATTATATCCTTAAAGCTGAATTTCCCCATCTCAGCAAGGAATGGAGCACTTATCTTCAAATGATAAATGCAATG GTTGAAAGGGAGTTGTCATTTCAAATTTCTGCTAGACACTCCTTGACAGAACCTCAAGTCGCATACCTAATTTCAGAAGCACTTTCAGCTGAATCTGCTCTTTTCATTGGGAACAGTATGGCAATACGTGATGCAGATATGTATGGGCGTGGTTGGTCAGAGTATACACGTAGTATTGTTGCCATGAATTATAAACTACCCTGTCAAATGATTCGGGTGGCTGGGAATAGAGGTGCAAGTGGTATTGATGGGTTACTCAGTACAGCTGTTGGCTTTGCTGTAGGATGCAATAAACGA GTACTTTGCGTGATTGGGGATGTTTCCTTCCTCCATGATACAAATGGCTTAGCAATTGTGAACCAGAG GACGTTCCGGAAACCAATGACAATAGTTGTGATTAACAATCATGGTGGTGCAATATTCAGTCTCCTTCCTCTTGCAGATAGAGTCAGACCAAGAATACTAAACCAATATTTCTACACTTCTCACAACATATCAATCCGTGAGCTTTGTGTAGCACATGG TGTGATGCATCTACATGCGACGACAAAGTTGGATTTTGAAGAAGCGTTATTCACATCTCAACATGGAGGGATGGATTGTGTCATTGAAGTTGAGAGCTGCATAGATACCAATGCCAGCTTTCACAG TACTTTAAAAACATTTGCATGCCAAGCAGCAGATCAAGTCATAAAGCCTTCTAGTCAAGACTCGATATTAGATGGCACTTTACTCTGCAGAGTCCATAGAATGGAGTACTCACTGTTTAG AATGCCACTGTGTGCTCCTCATACTATGGTTTCTGTTGATGGCGGTACCACCAGCTTCCACAGGGAAGGGTTTATTTTAACTTTGTATTTTGAAGATGGAAGCTTTGGGCTTGGCGAG GTTTCACCCCTAGACATCTACAAAGAAAACCTTCTAGATGTAGAAGAGCAACTGAGGTTTCTCATCCATATGATGAAAGGATCTCATATCAGTTGCTTCCTTCCTCTGCTAAAGGGCTCGTTTTCATCTTGGATATGGTCCAACCTTGGAATCCTG CCATGTACGCTCTTTCCTAGTGTGAGATGTGGTTTGGAAATGGCAATTCTCAATGCCATAGCAAATAGAAAAGGTTCCAATTTATTAGGAATACTCCATCCCCAGATAGTTGGAGATATATTTAAATCGTCGTCAACAGTTCAGATTTGTGCCCTTGTTGATTCCAGTGGGACACCCACACAAGTAGCTGATGCTATTGCTACACTTGTTGAAGAAGGATTTACTGCAGTAAAGATTAAG GTAGCTCGTTGTGGGAGTCCCTTACAGGATGCTGCAGTTATACAAGAAGTAAGAAAAAAAGTTGGATACCATATTAAAATTCGTGCAGATGCCAATCGGAACTGGACCTATGATGAAGCTATCCAGTTTGGTTCCTTGGTAAAGGATTGTGATCTGCAGTATATTGAG GAACCTGTTCAAATTGAAGAAGATATTATCAAGTTTTGCAAAGAAAGTGGGTTGCCTGTGGCACTGGATGAAACTATTGACAATATTGGAGAACATCCACTTATAAAGCTCTCAAAGTATGCCCATCCAGGAATAGTAGCTGTT GTCATCAAGCCAAGTGTTGTTGGTGGCTTTGAAAATGCAGCAATAATTGCCCAATGGGCCCAGCAGCACCAGAAAATGGCTGTTGTTAGTGCTGCATTTGAAAGCAGCCTAGGTTTGTCAGCATATATTCAGTTTTCCTGTTATCTCAACCAGATGAATTCAGAGATTTGTACAATGATGAACTATCCATTAGCCTCATCCATAGCCCATGGGTTAGGAACTTACCGCTGGCTAAAAGAAGATTTGACGACTACTCCTCTCAAGATAAATCGTAATCCACGTAGTGGGTTCGTAGAAGCATCTGTTGCTGATTCTGATCGAGTTCTGCAGCAATTTCAAATCAATGGAAACATAATTCATAGAAGGGTTACTGGAGAGCAAGTTT GA